One stretch of Bosea vaviloviae DNA includes these proteins:
- a CDS encoding protein-disulfide reductase DsbD family protein, with amino-acid sequence MAQTSRQGFPRQGFLHKAVLAFALIAPALAIAAESAAVSSPRVTATLLSSRDAVQPGERFQVALVQKIARGWHTYWQNPGDSGEATRIDWALPAGMTASDIRWPAPKALPVEPLVNFGFEGTLLLPVEITVPESAKPGERVTLKANATWLVCEKICIPEEGAFTLDLPVEAAAIVDENAQSRIDATLAALPQPAGFKAKLTSDGDRLALSLPGLSAQASEIRFFPLSDTLIEHAAPQPATPAADGVSLQLARSSAFKLENAELSGVVTFKEGGLPRSLAVTVEAEPALLTAATGASAAPRPAVVRLPLPVEGADLTLWAALAFAFAGGLILNLMPCVLPVLFIKALGFAQLARAHRDEVREQGMLFLGGVVVTFMILAGIVVGFAALGSSIGWGFQLQSPPLVIALAVIMTLIGFNLLGAFEVGTSAGGVGQDLASRGGRLGAFMTGALAVVVATPCTAPFMGAAVGYAVTQPPAMGLAVFLALALGFALPVLALSFAPGLLRLLPKPGRWMVILKQAFAFPMFATAIWLVWVASVQAGPGGVLAALVAVLAAGFIVWLVGVTRGTGRLRLAASGLAALVALGAGWFVLQSAVPSATSEARAGDIQAWTPERVAGLQAEGKPVFVNFTAAWCITCLANERVALSRQEVKDAFAELKVASLKADWTNRNSAIAQALAEQGRAGVPLYLFYPGKKDAQPEILPQLLTPDMLVTAARRAAGKEIKTASR; translated from the coding sequence ATGGCTCAGACCTCTCGACAAGGCTTCCCGCGCCAAGGCTTCCTGCACAAGGCCGTGCTGGCCTTCGCGCTGATCGCGCCGGCGCTCGCCATCGCGGCGGAATCGGCTGCAGTCAGCTCGCCGCGCGTCACGGCGACTTTGCTGTCGAGCCGCGATGCCGTCCAGCCGGGCGAGCGCTTCCAGGTCGCGCTCGTCCAGAAGATCGCCAGGGGCTGGCACACCTATTGGCAAAACCCCGGCGATTCCGGCGAGGCGACGCGCATCGACTGGGCTCTGCCGGCGGGCATGACGGCGAGCGATATCCGCTGGCCCGCGCCCAAGGCGCTCCCGGTCGAGCCGCTGGTCAATTTCGGCTTCGAGGGCACGCTGCTGTTGCCGGTCGAGATCACTGTGCCCGAGAGCGCCAAGCCCGGCGAGAGGGTGACGCTGAAGGCTAATGCGACCTGGCTTGTCTGCGAGAAGATCTGCATTCCCGAGGAGGGCGCCTTCACGCTCGACCTGCCGGTCGAGGCCGCGGCGATCGTCGATGAGAACGCCCAGTCGCGCATCGATGCGACGCTTGCTGCCTTGCCGCAGCCCGCCGGTTTCAAGGCGAAGCTGACGAGCGATGGCGACCGGCTTGCACTCTCGCTGCCGGGCCTGAGCGCGCAGGCGAGCGAGATCCGCTTCTTTCCGCTCTCCGACACGCTGATCGAGCATGCCGCGCCGCAGCCCGCCACGCCCGCCGCCGATGGCGTCAGCCTGCAGCTCGCCCGCTCCAGCGCGTTCAAGCTTGAGAATGCGGAACTCTCCGGCGTCGTCACCTTCAAGGAAGGTGGCCTGCCGCGTTCGCTTGCGGTGACAGTCGAAGCCGAGCCCGCTTTGCTGACCGCCGCAACGGGGGCAAGCGCTGCGCCGCGCCCGGCCGTGGTGAGACTGCCGCTTCCGGTCGAGGGCGCCGACCTGACGCTCTGGGCTGCGCTCGCCTTCGCCTTTGCGGGCGGCTTGATTCTCAACCTGATGCCTTGCGTGCTGCCGGTGCTGTTCATCAAGGCGCTCGGCTTTGCGCAATTGGCGCGGGCGCATCGCGACGAGGTTCGCGAGCAGGGCATGCTCTTCCTCGGCGGCGTGGTCGTGACCTTCATGATCCTGGCCGGCATCGTCGTCGGCTTCGCGGCGCTCGGCTCCAGCATCGGCTGGGGGTTCCAACTGCAATCACCGCCTCTGGTCATCGCGCTTGCCGTCATCATGACATTGATCGGCTTCAACCTGCTGGGCGCCTTCGAGGTCGGAACCTCCGCTGGCGGCGTGGGCCAGGACCTCGCCAGCCGGGGCGGCCGCCTGGGCGCTTTCATGACCGGCGCGCTTGCCGTCGTGGTCGCGACGCCCTGCACAGCCCCCTTCATGGGCGCGGCGGTGGGCTATGCGGTGACACAGCCGCCTGCCATGGGCCTCGCCGTCTTCCTGGCGCTGGCGCTCGGCTTCGCTTTGCCGGTCCTGGCGCTCTCCTTCGCGCCCGGCCTGTTGCGCCTGCTGCCCAAGCCCGGCCGCTGGATGGTGATCCTGAAACAGGCCTTCGCCTTCCCGATGTTCGCGACCGCGATCTGGCTGGTCTGGGTCGCCTCGGTGCAGGCCGGCCCCGGTGGCGTTTTGGCCGCGCTGGTCGCGGTGCTGGCCGCGGGCTTCATCGTCTGGCTCGTTGGCGTCACGCGCGGCACCGGCCGGCTGCGCCTGGCCGCTTCGGGGCTCGCCGCGCTGGTCGCACTTGGCGCCGGCTGGTTCGTGCTGCAGAGCGCCGTGCCCAGCGCGACCAGCGAGGCGCGCGCCGGCGATATCCAGGCCTGGACACCGGAGCGCGTCGCAGGCCTGCAGGCCGAGGGCAAACCCGTCTTCGTCAATTTCACCGCCGCCTGGTGCATCACCTGCCTGGCGAATGAGCGCGTCGCGCTCTCGCGGCAGGAGGTCAAGGACGCCTTCGCCGAACTGAAGGTCGCCTCCCTCAAGGCCGACTGGACCAACCGCAATTCCGCGATCGCCCAGGCGCTGGCCGAGCAGGGCCGCGCCGGTGTGCCGCTCTATCTGTTCTATCCCGGCAAGAAGGATGCGCAGCCCGAGATCCTGCCGCAATTGCTGACGCCCGACATGCTGGTCACGGCCGCCCGTCGGGCCGCCGGCAAGGAGATCAAGACCGCCTCCCGCTGA
- the ugpA gene encoding sn-glycerol-3-phosphate ABC transporter permease UgpA codes for MTKNAYFSGLTIPVLLLAPQLVITVLFFYWPASQAVWQSFLLQDAFGTSTEFVWFENYRDLFADPGYYKALINTAIFSSFVCVLSLSIALLFAVMADRQIRGAEIYKTLLIWPYAVAPAVAGVLWIFMFDPSLGMLARGLNSLSIAWNPRLNGNDAMTLVILAATWKQISYNFLFFLAGLQSIPKSVIEAAVIDGAKPMRRFWTIIFPLLSPTTFFLLTVNIVYVFFDTFGIIDTISGGGPSGATETLVYKVYSDGKGGSNLGGSAAQSVVLLIMVIGMTAIQFRFIERKVSY; via the coding sequence ATGACCAAGAACGCCTATTTCAGCGGCCTGACGATCCCGGTCCTGCTGCTCGCGCCGCAGCTGGTGATCACCGTGCTGTTCTTCTACTGGCCGGCGAGCCAGGCGGTCTGGCAGAGCTTCCTGCTGCAGGACGCCTTCGGCACCTCGACCGAATTCGTCTGGTTCGAGAACTATCGCGATCTGTTCGCCGATCCCGGCTACTACAAGGCGCTGATCAACACCGCGATCTTCTCCTCCTTCGTCTGTGTGCTCTCGCTGTCGATCGCGCTGCTCTTCGCCGTGATGGCCGACCGGCAGATCAGGGGCGCCGAGATCTACAAGACATTGCTGATCTGGCCCTATGCAGTCGCGCCGGCGGTGGCCGGCGTGCTCTGGATCTTCATGTTCGATCCCTCGCTGGGCATGCTGGCGCGAGGCCTCAACAGTCTCAGCATAGCCTGGAACCCGCGCCTCAACGGCAATGACGCGATGACGCTGGTGATCCTGGCCGCGACCTGGAAGCAGATCAGCTACAATTTCCTGTTCTTCCTCGCCGGCCTGCAATCGATCCCCAAAAGCGTGATCGAGGCGGCTGTGATCGACGGGGCCAAGCCGATGCGCCGCTTCTGGACGATCATCTTCCCGCTGCTCTCGCCGACGACCTTCTTCCTGCTCACCGTCAACATCGTCTACGTCTTCTTCGACACCTTCGGCATCATCGACACCATCTCCGGCGGCGGCCCTTCGGGGGCGACCGAGACCTTGGTCTACAAGGTCTATTCCGACGGCAAGGGTGGCTCGAATCTGGGCGGCTCGGCGGCGCAATCGGTCGTCCTGCTGATCATGGTGATCGGTATGACGGCGATCCAGTTCCGCTTCATCGAGCGCAAGGTGAGCTATTGA
- a CDS encoding fumarylacetoacetate hydrolase family protein: protein MTLALTPENTLPADAAAAALAGRAWLPDVAGPAVVVLREGQLVDVTRTFPTMRDLCEAPDPAAALKAAKGEAIGSLAEILANTPIDARNPSKPWLLSPLDLQAVKAAGVTFAVSMLERVIEEKARGNPAAAVAIREEIGKLIGDDLSKLKPGSPEAMHLKEVLIEQGAWSQYLEVGIGPDAEIFTKAPPMSSVGTGFDAGLHPASTWNNPEPEIVLIVASTGAIVGATLGNDVNLRDVEGRSALLLGKAKDNNAAAAVGPFIRLFDAGFSLDHVRRTTVSLTVKGEDGFTLEGSSSIAKISRDPADLAKQMLGPHHQYPDGAALYLGTMFAPIKDRDTVGGGFTHKYGDIVTIAAPELGALVNRMRRTDECEPWTFGASHLMRSLAKRGLL, encoded by the coding sequence ATGACGCTCGCCTTGACGCCCGAAAACACTTTGCCGGCGGACGCCGCAGCCGCGGCGCTTGCAGGCCGCGCCTGGTTGCCGGATGTCGCCGGGCCCGCCGTCGTGGTCTTGCGGGAGGGGCAGCTCGTCGATGTCACGCGCACCTTCCCGACCATGCGCGATCTCTGCGAGGCGCCCGACCCAGCCGCTGCATTGAAGGCTGCGAAGGGGGAGGCGATCGGCTCGCTTGCCGAGATTCTGGCGAACACGCCGATCGATGCGCGCAACCCGTCAAAGCCCTGGCTGCTCTCGCCGCTCGACCTTCAGGCCGTGAAGGCGGCCGGCGTCACCTTCGCGGTCTCGATGCTGGAGCGCGTGATCGAGGAGAAGGCGCGCGGCAACCCGGCCGCTGCGGTGGCTATCCGTGAGGAGATAGGCAAGCTCATCGGCGACGATCTCTCCAAGCTCAAGCCCGGCTCGCCCGAGGCGATGCATCTCAAGGAGGTTCTGATCGAGCAGGGCGCCTGGAGCCAGTATCTCGAGGTCGGCATCGGGCCTGACGCCGAGATTTTCACCAAGGCACCGCCGATGTCCTCGGTCGGCACCGGCTTTGACGCCGGCCTCCATCCCGCCTCGACCTGGAACAACCCCGAGCCGGAGATCGTGCTGATCGTTGCCTCGACCGGCGCGATCGTCGGCGCGACGCTCGGCAACGACGTCAATCTGCGCGATGTCGAGGGCCGCTCGGCGCTGCTGCTCGGCAAGGCCAAGGACAACAATGCGGCAGCGGCGGTGGGTCCCTTCATCCGCCTCTTCGACGCCGGTTTCTCGCTCGATCATGTCCGCAGGACCACCGTCTCGCTGACGGTCAAGGGCGAGGACGGCTTCACGCTGGAAGGCTCGTCCTCGATCGCCAAAATCAGCCGCGATCCGGCCGATCTCGCCAAGCAGATGCTCGGGCCGCACCACCAGTATCCGGATGGGGCTGCGCTCTATCTCGGCACCATGTTCGCGCCGATCAAGGATCGCGACACGGTCGGCGGCGGCTTCACCCATAAATACGGCGACATCGTCACCATCGCCGCCCCCGAGCTTGGCGCGCTGGTCAACCGTATGCGCCGTACCGATGAGTGCGAACCCTGGACCTTCGGTGCCTCGCATCTGATGCGCAGCCTGGCCAAGCGCGGGCTGCTGTGA
- a CDS encoding sn-glycerol-3-phosphate import ATP-binding protein UgpC: protein MAQVTLTNVKKVYFGGVEAVKGVSFDIPDGGFCVLVGPSGCGKSTLLRMVAGLETISSGEVTIGNRVVNQIGPAERDIAMVFQNYALYPHMSVYDNMAYGLRNLGTPKDEIDARVKEAARILAIEALLERRPKQLSGGQRQRVAMGRAIVRKPQVFLFDEPLSNLDAKLRVQMRVEIKKLQRALGVTAIYVTHDQVEAMTLSDKLVVMNGGQVEQIGLPAEVYKKPASKFVATFIGSPPMNILPGTIDGPGIVALGEAILEARDLREDLAAGSPVEVGLRPEDIEIASEGEAGSLPFDVEFIEELGATQLFHGKLAGLPFVMQAATDAISAQAGRLWITVNPDRVHVFDVQTGGRLGRV from the coding sequence ATGGCTCAAGTCACGCTCACCAACGTCAAAAAAGTCTATTTCGGCGGAGTCGAAGCCGTAAAGGGCGTGTCCTTCGACATCCCCGATGGCGGTTTCTGCGTGCTCGTCGGCCCGTCCGGCTGCGGCAAGTCCACCTTGCTGCGCATGGTTGCGGGGCTGGAGACGATCTCGTCGGGCGAGGTCACCATCGGCAATCGCGTCGTCAACCAGATCGGCCCCGCCGAGCGCGACATCGCCATGGTGTTCCAGAACTACGCGCTCTATCCGCATATGAGTGTCTACGACAACATGGCCTATGGCCTGCGCAATCTCGGCACACCCAAGGACGAGATCGACGCCCGTGTGAAGGAGGCCGCGCGCATCCTCGCAATCGAGGCGCTGCTCGAGCGGCGACCCAAGCAGCTCTCGGGCGGCCAGCGCCAGCGCGTCGCCATGGGGCGCGCCATCGTGCGCAAGCCGCAGGTCTTCCTGTTCGACGAGCCGCTCTCCAATCTCGACGCCAAATTGCGCGTGCAGATGCGCGTCGAGATCAAGAAGCTGCAGCGTGCGCTCGGCGTCACCGCGATCTACGTCACCCATGACCAGGTCGAGGCGATGACGCTCTCGGACAAGCTCGTGGTGATGAATGGCGGCCAGGTCGAGCAGATCGGCCTGCCGGCCGAGGTCTACAAGAAGCCCGCGAGCAAATTCGTCGCGACCTTCATCGGCTCGCCGCCGATGAACATCCTGCCTGGAACGATCGACGGGCCCGGCATCGTCGCGCTCGGCGAAGCAATCCTCGAGGCGCGCGACCTGCGCGAGGATCTGGCGGCCGGCTCTCCCGTCGAAGTCGGCCTGCGGCCCGAGGATATCGAGATCGCCTCGGAGGGCGAAGCCGGCTCATTGCCCTTCGATGTCGAGTTCATCGAGGAGTTAGGGGCGACGCAGCTCTTCCACGGCAAGCTCGCCGGCCTGCCTTTCGTGATGCAGGCGGCAACCGATGCGATTTCGGCCCAGGCCGGCCGGCTCTGGATCACAGTCAATCCGGACCGGGTGCATGTCTTCGACGTGCAGACAGGTGGCCGGCTGGGGCGGGTGTAA
- the ugpE gene encoding sn-glycerol-3-phosphate ABC transporter permease UgpE: protein MVEDRRLGDAIAYVILTIGVLIVAFPVWLTFVASTWDASTIINGKLPLWPGPYFLENYHRILFIGTSGTTREPVAGMMLNSFIMAMAIALGKIFISVLSAYAIVYYRFPFRMAAFWIIFITLMLPVEVRIFPTFKVVSDLNMLDSYQGLAVPLIASATGTLLFRQFFMTIPDELLEASRIDNAGPFRFFKDTVIPLSMTTIAALFVIQFIYGWNQYLWPLLVTTKDSMQTIVIGIKKMIVTSDALTEWQLAMATAMLAMLPPVLVVILMQRLFVKGLVETEK, encoded by the coding sequence ATGGTCGAAGACCGCCGCCTGGGCGATGCGATCGCCTATGTCATCCTGACGATCGGGGTTCTGATCGTCGCCTTCCCGGTCTGGCTGACCTTCGTCGCCTCGACCTGGGACGCCTCGACCATCATCAACGGCAAGCTGCCGCTCTGGCCGGGACCGTATTTCCTGGAGAACTACCACCGCATCCTGTTCATCGGCACCTCGGGCACGACGCGCGAGCCGGTCGCCGGGATGATGCTGAACTCCTTCATCATGGCGATGGCGATCGCGCTGGGAAAGATCTTCATCTCGGTGCTCTCGGCCTATGCCATCGTCTATTACCGCTTCCCGTTCCGGATGGCGGCGTTCTGGATCATCTTCATCACGCTGATGCTGCCGGTCGAGGTGCGCATCTTCCCGACCTTCAAGGTCGTCTCCGACCTCAACATGCTCGACAGCTATCAGGGCCTCGCCGTGCCATTGATCGCCTCGGCCACCGGCACATTGCTGTTCCGTCAATTCTTCATGACGATCCCCGACGAATTGCTCGAAGCCTCCCGGATCGACAATGCCGGGCCATTCCGCTTCTTCAAGGACACGGTGATCCCGCTCTCGATGACGACGATCGCGGCTTTGTTCGTGATCCAGTTCATCTATGGCTGGAACCAGTATCTCTGGCCGCTCCTGGTGACGACGAAGGACTCGATGCAAACCATCGTCATCGGCATCAAGAAAATGATCGTCACCTCCGACGCGCTCACCGAATGGCAGCTCGCCATGGCCACCGCCATGCTGGCGATGCTGCCGCCGGTGCTCGTCGTCATCCTGATGCAGAGGCTCTTCGTGAAGGGCCTGGTGGAGACGGAAAAATAG
- a CDS encoding carbohydrate kinase family protein, translated as MTQGTILVTGEAIGDFIPRDGEGRHYEAVLGGSGFNAALALARFGASVAYAGALSTDALGRRFRTALATEGIDAGLVHDSARPSAIAVVAPLGPGGVPEFGLYLDGTAHAEPEGTPRSCPPGVVHLHATSFGATVGPSGEATLALIESAKAQGASISYDVNIRASVLPERALATALIEQRIALADIVKVSLDDLAWLHPDWSAETVVAHWHGLGASRFGATCVLVTRGVQGASCHGADGLIESAAPSVVVTDTVGAGDTFIGGVLSVLAGRGLLGQNLALATRSDLQAALAFACDVAADSCTRPGCDPPRRSAVEV; from the coding sequence GTGACGCAAGGGACGATCCTCGTCACCGGCGAGGCGATAGGCGACTTCATCCCGCGCGACGGCGAGGGCAGGCATTACGAGGCGGTGCTCGGGGGCTCCGGCTTCAACGCTGCGCTGGCGCTCGCCCGCTTCGGCGCGAGCGTCGCTTATGCCGGAGCGCTCTCGACCGATGCGCTTGGCCGGCGCTTTCGCACGGCCCTTGCCACCGAGGGCATCGATGCCGGCCTGGTTCATGACAGCGCTCGTCCCAGCGCCATCGCGGTCGTCGCTCCGCTCGGGCCCGGAGGCGTGCCTGAATTCGGGCTTTATCTCGACGGCACGGCTCATGCCGAGCCGGAGGGGACGCCGCGCTCCTGTCCTCCTGGCGTCGTCCACCTCCACGCCACCTCCTTCGGCGCGACGGTCGGCCCGTCCGGCGAGGCGACGCTGGCGCTGATCGAGAGCGCGAAGGCGCAGGGCGCGAGCATCAGCTACGACGTCAACATTCGCGCCTCGGTGCTGCCCGAGCGGGCGCTCGCGACAGCGTTGATCGAGCAGCGCATCGCGCTCGCAGACATCGTCAAGGTCAGTCTGGACGACCTCGCCTGGCTGCACCCGGACTGGTCGGCCGAGACGGTCGTGGCGCATTGGCACGGACTTGGCGCGAGCAGATTTGGCGCGACATGCGTGCTGGTGACGCGTGGTGTGCAGGGCGCGTCCTGCCACGGTGCCGATGGCCTGATCGAGAGTGCCGCGCCGTCCGTGGTGGTGACTGATACGGTCGGAGCCGGTGACACCTTCATCGGCGGCGTTCTGTCCGTATTGGCAGGGCGCGGTCTGCTCGGGCAAAACCTTGCATTGGCGACACGCAGCGATCTGCAAGCCGCGCTGGCTTTCGCCTGCGATGTTGCCGCCGATAGCTGTACGCGCCCTGGATGCGATCCGCCTCGCCGGAGTGCCGTCGAGGTATGA
- a CDS encoding proline racemase family protein, whose protein sequence is MRLSYLDYHTCGEPVRIVTAGYPELTGATILDKRRQAREQHDHLRRAMMLEPRGHAGMYGVIPVKASHHDAAFGVLFTHNEGYSTMCGHATIALGRYAIEHGLVPAVEPVTRFAIEAPCGLVRLACEVNSGKLGTVTFESVPAFVQVRDRVVDVPGLGPITTDIAYGGAFYCILPASRLGLDLFETPVARIVEAAGALTDAVRAGPAITHPTEPDLGFLYGTIVTDEAGRDETSFNLCVFAERQIDRSPTGSGVTARMALDHAKGLIGPSRTRLFRSITGGAFSGRVLGHADYPAPGAVTVAVGGTGHFAGEGVFTIEADDPLGWGFELPARFAEI, encoded by the coding sequence ATGCGCCTGAGCTATCTCGACTACCACACCTGCGGCGAGCCCGTTCGCATCGTCACCGCTGGCTATCCTGAGCTCACGGGCGCCACCATCCTCGACAAGCGCAGGCAAGCCCGCGAGCAGCACGACCATCTGCGGCGCGCGATGATGCTGGAGCCGCGCGGCCATGCCGGCATGTATGGTGTCATCCCGGTCAAGGCGTCGCATCACGATGCCGCCTTCGGCGTGTTGTTCACGCATAATGAAGGCTATTCGACCATGTGCGGCCACGCGACCATTGCGCTCGGCCGCTATGCGATCGAGCACGGGCTGGTGCCGGCGGTCGAGCCGGTCACGCGCTTCGCCATCGAGGCGCCTTGCGGGCTGGTCAGGCTTGCCTGCGAGGTCAACAGCGGGAAGCTCGGCACCGTGACCTTCGAGAGCGTGCCGGCCTTCGTCCAGGTTCGGGATCGGGTCGTCGATGTGCCGGGCCTGGGGCCGATCACCACCGACATCGCCTATGGCGGCGCCTTCTACTGCATCCTGCCGGCCTCCCGCCTCGGGCTCGACCTGTTCGAGACGCCGGTCGCGCGGATCGTCGAGGCGGCCGGCGCGCTCACAGACGCTGTCCGCGCCGGGCCAGCGATCACTCACCCGACCGAGCCCGATCTCGGCTTTCTCTACGGCACGATCGTCACCGACGAGGCGGGGCGCGACGAGACGAGCTTCAATCTCTGCGTCTTCGCCGAGCGCCAGATCGACCGCTCGCCGACAGGCTCCGGCGTCACCGCCAGGATGGCGCTGGACCATGCCAAGGGCCTGATTGGTCCCAGTCGGACCCGGCTTTTCCGCAGCATCACCGGTGGCGCGTTCTCGGGGCGCGTTCTCGGCCATGCCGATTATCCGGCTCCCGGCGCTGTGACGGTCGCGGTCGGAGGAACCGGTCATTTCGCCGGCGAGGGCGTCTTCACCATTGAGGCCGACGATCCGCTGGGCTGGGGTTTCGAGCTCCCGGCGCGCTTCGCGGAAATCTAG
- a CDS encoding thioredoxin family protein, whose translation MKASLTRQSFIAGLALAGLSLSAGSVLAQGAAKIGQPAPAFQAVDADGKTRNLSEFAGKTVILEWTNADCPYVRKHYNSATMQTLQKDMAKEGIVWLSVVSSPVGEQGYVEGSAAKELTAKRDAAPAAVLLDPNSKVARAYGATTTPHMYIVDPKGTLAYMGAIDDKPSSNPASLNGAKSYVRQAVAELKAGKPISEAATKSYGCAVKYAPLS comes from the coding sequence ATGAAAGCCAGCCTGACCCGACAGAGTTTCATCGCCGGCCTCGCTCTTGCCGGCCTTTCGCTGAGCGCAGGCTCCGTCCTGGCGCAGGGTGCCGCGAAGATCGGCCAGCCCGCACCTGCCTTCCAGGCCGTCGACGCCGACGGCAAGACGCGCAATCTCTCGGAATTCGCCGGCAAGACCGTGATCCTGGAATGGACCAATGCAGACTGCCCCTATGTCAGGAAGCACTACAACAGCGCCACCATGCAGACGCTGCAGAAGGATATGGCCAAGGAGGGCATCGTCTGGCTCTCGGTCGTGTCCTCGCCGGTCGGCGAGCAGGGTTATGTCGAAGGCTCTGCGGCCAAGGAACTGACGGCGAAGCGCGATGCCGCGCCGGCCGCCGTGCTGCTCGACCCCAACAGCAAGGTGGCGCGCGCTTATGGAGCGACGACGACGCCGCATATGTACATCGTCGATCCCAAGGGCACGCTCGCCTATATGGGCGCGATCGACGACAAGCCCTCCTCGAATCCGGCGAGCCTCAACGGCGCCAAGAGCTATGTCCGGCAGGCCGTGGCCGAGCTGAAGGCCGGCAAGCCGATCAGCGAGGCGGCTACCAAATCTTATGGCTGTGCGGTGAAATACGCGCCACTGAGCTAA
- the ugpB gene encoding sn-glycerol-3-phosphate ABC transporter substrate-binding protein UgpB, with amino-acid sequence MTVKSTILISAAAFVLAGAAPALAQTEIQWWHALTGANNDVVVKLAEDFNASQKDYKIVPAYKGSYPDTLNAGIAAFRAGTAPHILQVFEVGTGTMMSAKGAIKPVFELMKEAGETFDPKAYLPAITGYYSTAKGDMLSMPFNSSSMVMWYNKDAFKKAGLNPDAPPKTWPEVFEAGKKLKAAGFDKCGFTNAWATWANIEQFGAWHNIPIATKGNGLDGFDAVLNFNSPLFVKHLTNLVELQKDKTYDYSGRTNNGEGRFTSGECPIMLTSSGFFGNVKANAKFDWANAPMPYYPEATGAPQNSIIGGASLWVMGGKKADEYKGVAKFFTFLSDVDRQVKLHTESGYLPITKAAYEKVKASGFYKDKPYLETPILELTNKEPTENSRGLRFGSLVQIRDIWSEEIEAALNGQKTPKAALDAAVERGNQMLRQFERTASR; translated from the coding sequence ATGACAGTGAAATCGACGATCCTGATCTCGGCCGCCGCTTTCGTGCTCGCGGGCGCAGCTCCTGCCCTGGCGCAGACCGAGATCCAGTGGTGGCATGCGCTGACCGGCGCCAATAACGACGTCGTGGTGAAGCTCGCCGAGGATTTCAACGCCTCGCAGAAGGACTACAAGATCGTCCCCGCCTATAAGGGCTCCTATCCCGACACGCTGAATGCCGGCATTGCCGCCTTCCGCGCCGGCACCGCGCCGCATATCCTGCAAGTCTTCGAAGTCGGCACCGGCACGATGATGTCGGCCAAGGGCGCGATCAAGCCCGTCTTCGAGTTGATGAAGGAAGCCGGCGAAACATTCGATCCGAAGGCCTATCTGCCTGCGATCACCGGCTATTATTCCACGGCCAAGGGCGACATGCTCTCGATGCCGTTCAACTCGTCCTCGATGGTGATGTGGTACAACAAGGACGCCTTCAAGAAGGCGGGCCTGAACCCCGACGCGCCGCCCAAGACCTGGCCCGAGGTGTTCGAGGCCGGCAAGAAACTGAAGGCCGCCGGCTTCGATAAATGCGGCTTCACCAATGCCTGGGCGACCTGGGCCAACATCGAGCAGTTCGGTGCCTGGCACAATATCCCGATCGCGACCAAGGGGAACGGGCTCGACGGCTTCGACGCCGTGCTGAACTTCAACAGCCCGCTCTTCGTCAAGCACCTGACCAATCTGGTCGAGCTGCAGAAGGACAAGACCTACGATTATTCCGGCCGCACCAATAATGGCGAGGGCCGCTTCACCTCGGGCGAATGCCCGATCATGCTGACCTCCTCGGGCTTCTTCGGCAACGTCAAGGCGAACGCCAAGTTCGACTGGGCCAATGCGCCGATGCCGTATTACCCCGAAGCCACCGGCGCGCCGCAGAACTCGATCATCGGCGGCGCCTCGCTGTGGGTGATGGGCGGCAAGAAGGCCGACGAATACAAGGGCGTCGCCAAGTTCTTCACCTTCCTGTCTGACGTCGACCGCCAGGTGAAGCTGCATACCGAGTCCGGCTATCTGCCGATCACCAAGGCGGCCTATGAGAAGGTCAAGGCGTCCGGCTTCTACAAGGACAAGCCCTATCTCGAGACGCCGATCCTGGAGCTGACCAACAAGGAGCCGACCGAGAATTCGCGCGGCCTGCGCTTCGGCAGCCTGGTCCAGATCCGCGACATCTGGTCGGAGGAGATCGAAGCGGCGCTGAACGGGCAGAAGACGCCGAAGGCGGCGCTGGATGCAGCCGTCGAGCGCGGCAACCAGATGCTGCGCCAGTTCGAGCGCACCGCGTCGCGTTGA